ctgacataaattttttttatattacatatagcatatcaCATATTTTATGCTTACATCTTCTTAGATTCGATAGACTCAGACATTAAATTCTACTGCGCTGTGATTGCGATCACAAGCCAAAAGGAACACATTTATGCTGTTTTCTGATACCTCAGACTTCAAACTTTATCCTACTGCACTAGATTTGATGTGTTCATTCGAAACAGGAGAATCCCAAACCTTCAatcgagtgaaaaagaaagaaacggagCTTGATATCAGTTTTCTGCTTGCATGCAACGCAAATGATCGAAGTTTAAAGTAGAACACATGACTTTCACTGTTACAATCACAGGCAATCAATACAGAGCACCGAAGAATGCGAAGCAACAGTGTTCCATTGGATCTCAAACTGTAGGAAGGTCCACCCGCTGCAGAATTCATCTGTCCTTTGGTTGCTCAGTCAATGGGGGCATTCACAACGCAGAGTACCTCCAAGGACTTctggtaatctcccacttgaatgGCCCTCGGTCCTTCAACAGTAACACCCACATGATACAGATTTATGTGGAAGACAATGGAGAGTGAAAAGGATGCAAGCAATGCAACCTGCAGCGAAGAAAGCAACTTCAGTCTCTGTTTCATcgcatgcttcttcttcttcttcttcttcttcatctttggtCCAGCATGAGAGGAAGAGGTAAACATGTAGCCAAAAACGACTTGCCGGCTTTCTCATACGTACATGCACCGAAGCCTGCCGGCAAGTCATCCTTGGCTGCACAGTGTGACCTCATCCTCGCATGCAGGGCCTCAGATGAGCGTGCCAACTACAGGAAAGAGTCAAGGAATGCATCCACTGCTCCTTACTCCAACACGAGGCATCATTGCTCAAAACAGCAAGGGAGATCCCCATTGGACTGTGGGAACTTTCATAGGAGAAGCTAACGAATGGGGGGTAGCGTTGGGCTTCGGAAGGAGGAGCTTATAAAGATGGTCATCTAGCTCGGGAGTAGTACCAATGGAGGAAGATAGAGGTCAGCTAGGTTTTTATGAAGGTTTGGTAGGATTTGACAGTGCATTGCAGTCGAAACCTACGAAAAGTTAGTCACCTCTTGCCTGACATACATAAAGGTTTTCGTCTCCCAAACATGGCGTACCACGAGACTCTCTCCTCAGGCACTCATGGTGTATGTTGGAGAATGAGCTCCGGACACGTACCACATGCATGCCACTGTTCTTTTTTTGCTGGTACGTACTCTGCTGTAACTTCATGCCTTGAAGGTGATGATAGCTAAGCCAAGCGTCACACTCCATTCCTGCCTAACTCCATCGACTTTGACATACCAGATGAACTATGACAACataacggagagagagagagagagtgtgtgttagATGTTAATGTGAAGGGAAAGAAGAGAAGCTTGATGGCATCTGATGGTGAAGACCCCCGTTGCTGATGTAGCAGTCATGGGCACAGCAGGGGTTGGTCATTAAAGAGTTTGGATTACAGTATAGAGGTTGCCAAATGCCATCAAAGGGAATGGTACTTCGTCTGAGATGATTAGAAGAAGCTGGAGAAAAGGTATGCAGATGACCTAGAAATATGTGTTGTACGTTTGTATGACCAAAACAGTTCATAGCATacaaatcaatatatatatatatatatatatatatatatattatatttttttatttgtaataAGAATAATAGGAGAAGATGGAGACGAACAAAAGATTTTTGTTagcttttttaatattttcttttatgatgTTCCCTATTCTTTATGAATATTTTGGTTTACTTTCAATATTCTTATTATCCAACCTATTATTGCTACATAATAGATTTGGCGTGGCTCGCGGCCAGACTCGTAGATCGGAGTGTTCGCATTGAACACACCACTTAGTCCACGTGGCACAACATTGCACAACATGATCTGGTTCATTTTGACGACAATTATCTCCGACGGTTTCGACTTAAGACACGAATGAAGTTGACCCAATGGACACCACTCTTCGACCCTTTcatcgcagagagagagagagaggaatgcaGACGGTTAGCGGCGGCCATGTTTTCTCTGTACTCGTCACCGGTCCAACCCAATCCCCGACGCCAAACGCCGCCCAGAGGAGGAGCCTCTTGCGGCGGCTCGCGCGACACACCGCCCCTGCTCCACGCCCTGCCTGGAGAGCCATATCTCGAGCTCCTCCAGTCACGCCGTCCGCCGGAGCAGAAGCCCTACTCTGCCCGTGCCGCCTTTGCGTCGGCAAGAGGCGCCTCCTCCTCCTGGGAGCTTCGACGGCGTTGCTGCCCGTTCTTCCCTCCACCTCCCTCGCCTCGGGCCTCTCTTCGGATCCAGCCGTGAGATGTTAAACCCGCGTCTTAGTCTGTCATCACGATCATCAGatgtttcttcttctctttggTTGTAGGCAACCGTCGAGAGGATTCATCCTCCGAGGCCGGATTGGTATGAGGAGATCTACGCCCAAGCCATGGAGAAGAGCATGAGAAGCTACGAAGCTGAGGTCAGTTGTAGATCACATGAATGCTTTCAAGAAATTTTGTTGCGGTAGAGTGTTTGTGGGCTGCTAAATTAAGAAGCTAACCAATCATATGTGTTAAACCAGTAGTGTGCTGAAGCAGAGCTATCTCATTGAGGATTTTGTCCTGAAGAACAAGGCTTATATCCATGATAGAGTTTTGCAGAAAAAATATGCTGGAAAAAGTAACTGTTTTGGGACACATGTTCTTAACTGGAAAATTAACTGAAGTGATTCAGGTGAACTCATAAAGATCTGCTCGAGGATGTAGTATGAATTTGAGAGAGAGAACTGAAATATATGGTGTCAACTTATTtgatacttgttggagcagcaaaGCTCAACAACAATCTTCTTCCTTTATTGTGTTCTTTGTCTTCTCAAGTGCCTTTTGTTTGGTGTATAAAACATGTTTGGTTCATTATGTTTAGTTAATCATGGTGCATCGATTCTACTCCTGTTTGCTTTAATGTGTTTTTACAAGGCTGTATGCTTCTGATTGtccttttttttgcttttttctatTAAGATTTTGTTAATTATATACGACTCTACTTCCCTAATATGCGATGGTGTTACTCAATCACTGATTATATGTTCTAAATGTACATACTTATCTTTCCTGAGCTCAACATTCTTGTAAGTAAAGATCTCAACTTTTTGTAGCATCTAATGTCAAAGAACCCCTTCATATCTCCACAGGATGATCATCTTGCAATATCCTACAGCTAAGAATTGTGCTGTATCTAGACTCAAGCAGATTTGTTTGAACTTTCTTTCTATTAATATTGTTTTGGAAAATGCTTCAATTGTTGGTTTTTTGCTTCGCCCCAACTAATGTGTATTTGCCTTCTTGCATGTTTTGGAAGGTTGCAACATACAAGGAAAAGCTCTTTCCTCAATTGACAGGAAAAGTTGAAAAAGTGCTAGAACTAGGCATTGGCACTGGTCCTAATCTCAAGTATTATGTTGGTGCTGGTGATCGCTACGTCATCGGTGTGGATCCTAATAAACAGATGGAGAAATATGCGCGAGCATCAGCAGAAGCTGCTGGGCTGCAATCAACAAATTTCAGCTTCATTAGAGGGGTATGATGTCCTCTTATGTCTTATCAAAAATTATCTTCCTATCACCAAACATTAGTAACTTCATATTTTATTGGTATCTGTTGATCTAAATATGGTAACAGGTGCCTGAGCTTATACTAGCTGGCATAATCAACTATTTCAAATCGCTCTTTTGTTTATTTTAAATCCTGTTATTGCATTTTAGCTTTCACGAAAGCCGTTGCTAAATGTTACTAATGACCGGTCCGCTCCTAGTTTTGTACATACGGTATCTTTTTGTCTTTTCATTGATGAGCATTCTATTCTAGTACTGCTTTTGTAAGTTCTAAAGCATTAGCTCTAAATGATCCTTTTATAGGTTGAAGGTATTCAGCATCTCAGTTAATTATACTGTTAGCAGAACGAAACTATTTGGTGTTGCTTCCTTTGGTGATACAGCTGTAAGAACTATCGGTTTCTTGTTTTCTTGAGTTTATGTATAGTTTCTAAAGTTCTGGATGCCAACAATTCGACATGGTGCCACGTAAGCCTGTGTGCTATTTGCATGATTAAAtgtaaaatttcatagaaatgaaCCTTGGAATGCAATTTACATCCAAAATCAAGCATATCTGTTCCTTATACTAGTTTGTTATGGAAATGCCGTAATATTTAGCTTAGGAGAAGTAAATTGATTATTAACTTATATCCATGTGTGTAATTTACTAATTTATGTAATTATCTTCACTCTCTGTATTAGTCTGGTCACCAGCTAAAACAGTTAGAATGCGAAATCATTCGCTTTTTGCTACACTTAATTTCATATTCCAAACTCAAATATTTGGGAATGTAAGGGTAGTTACATGTTTTGCATTCCCTTGTATAGATTGTTATGAtttcttaaaatatttatgaagatTTGATTTTTAAATGCATAGATGTGTTTTCAGGTTAAGGATTAAAGTTTCTCGACGGACTACAGGTCTTTGTTATTTTGTAGGTCGGAGAAGCTTTAGATGTAAGGGATAATACCATGGATGCTGTGATTGGGACTCTGGTATTATGTTCTGTCAGCGATGTCGCGATGACACTAAGAGGTTCTAAACATTCCCCTGTCCTTTATTTCTGATATGTTTTACATCTTCTTTTGCATGTCACTAAAGATCCACACGAAATGATCGACATTTGCCCAATGTAAGTTTGTCTAAATTGCAATCCATGCTTCATGCATTCTGATCATGGAATTAGACCCTTCACCTGTGTGTCTAAGGTTGCATGAATACCTGGATATTAGTGGCTTGAAAAACTTCCCAGTTCAAGTAATTGTGATGATAGCAAAAAATTAACCTGATGACAGACTACATGGGTCACGGACCCAGCTTCATGATGATATGACCAAGCTCATCATTTGGTTGATTCATAAATATAGTTTCTTTTGCAGTAGGTAGTTAATCTAGTTTGGCCAACCTAATAGACATACGGAAACCTTATCGAGTTCTTAGCAATACGATAAACACTTTGGTTCGATAGAAATTGGTGACTGCGCCCACTTTGCTGAATTTTGCTCCTGAAACTACAAAAATGTTTATAACCTCATTCGTATCGTCTGCCTTTCGTGTTTTTTTTGTGCCATAATGATCTAAAACGATTTCATACAGAAGTAAAAAGAGTATTGAAGCCTGGCGGTCTCTACGTCTTCATCGAACATGTTGCAGCACGAGGTACTTTATTCTTCAGATAATTTTCCTTCTATTGCGTTTCGGAACTCGAcatgaagagaaaagaaaacaagATCTGTTTATTTTTTTTGGGGTGATAATTGTACTGCTTGTGCAGATGGTTCGCTGCTTCGGTTCATGCAAGGACTTGTTGATCCTCTGCAGCAGTTTGTTTCCGATGGGTGTCATCTCACAAGGGAAACAGGGAAGCAGATTTCTGAAGCTGGCTTCTCCAGAGTCAGCCTTCAAGCTGCGTTCCTGCGGACGGTTCCTCTCTTTAGCCCTCATGTCTACGGAATTGCTTATAAATAGTGTTCTTGTAGTACTTGATGTCATGGATTTGACCCCCATTCATGCTGTGGAATGGCCTCCGATTACTATGTGACCTTTTGGATCCTACCGCGGACCGGAAGGTTGATGAAGCTGTATGACGGGGTAGGTGTCGCTTTCTGGTTCGGGGAGGACTTCCAAGTGGGTTACAAGGTGAGACGCGTCGGGTGATGGGTTGTGGAAAGGTTGTATGCTGTCGTGGGTTGTTCAGTGGACGGAACAATATTTTTAGTAGAAGCCCAGTTAACTATGAGTATAATCTCTTCTAAATCAAAGACATACTGTATGTATACTGTGGATTTCCACACGGGTGTATATAAAGGCGATGGCGAAAGATGAAGATGGGAGGCGGTGACGCTCTCCTCCCGCCGCCCGCCTTTACGAAGGATATAACGCTCCGctcttcctcgtcctcctcctcctcctcctcccaagcTACTTATCTGCAACCTTATACCCACAATCCCGACTCCGTCATACGCACAACCGGGTTCGCTCCTCTTCGTCCTCTCCCGCCTGCCCTTCTCGTCTCCCCGGCCTCTTCCGATGTCGCCGGCCTTCGATTCCGCGAGAAGCTTCTCTACATCGAGAACGACCTCGGCGTTGATTCCTCCCGCGCCAGAGCCAGCGCCATCGCCCTCAACCCTTCCCTCCGCTCGCCCCCCCCTTCCGCGCTACGCGCCTCGGCCGACTCTCTCCACTCCTTTGGCCTCGTACCCCCGACGTCGCCCGCGTCTTCACCATGGACGCCTCCCTGCTCACCTGCGACCCCGGCGCCCACCCCCTCCCCGTCTTCCGCTTCCTCATCGCCCCCGTCGCCATTCCCTTGCCCGACCTCCGCAAGGCCGTTGGCCTCTGCCCCCGCCTTCTCGTCTCCAGCGTATCGGAAGAGCTACGCCCGGCCCTCCacttcctccgccgccgccgccgccgcaccaCTCTCCTCCTCGTCTCCAGCGTGGAGGACGCCCTCCTCCCCAAGCTCGACTACCTCCGCGGCCTTGGTTTCTCCGACGAGGAGACCCGTAGCATGGTGCTCCGCTCGCCCGGTTTGCTCACCTTCAGCATCGAGAATAATTTCAGGCCCAAGGTCGAGTTCCTGATCCACGACATGGGCAGGGATCTCGCCGAGCTCAAGGATTTCCCGCAGTAGGGCAAGATCATGCCCCGGCATCGCTTGCTGGCAGAGAAGCGGCTCTGGATGCCTCTCCCTGCGATGCTCAAGGTCAGCGATGGGGAGTTCATTAGTCGTCCGGTGGAGATGCAGCTGGGTTCTACCAACGACAAGCTGTAGGACATCATCATGTGAGTCACTTTACCCTTACCTTTAGCATCTCGCTCCAaatactttaaaaagttatattgacatctctataattatgaaagtaaaacatctagatttatttaccTTGATATCGTCggttttatcaatgaaaacatgaaaataaaagggcaaaaggatgatttttaatatttcagttgATAGTGACGGACGATGTCAGTGGTAGCGGACGATGGTGCTACTAAGGGTCGCAGATGGTTATTGTGGATGAGGAAAGCAATGACGAGAGGTGAGAGCTGTTTGGCAACTACGTCGACAACGAGTTTGATGGCGTAATTAACATCGAATTTCGAGACCCATATTTTTCTATCGTCGTTGTATATGTTCGTCGGGAGCTCGGCAACCGCTCACCTCCTTTCAGAGATTCCCTTTCGGTCAACGACAACTGCAACGAATAAAACTCTTCGACAAGCCCTctatctccccttttttatgcTCATGCTGAAACTAATACGGTAGCGGGAGGAGCGGTAGGAGCTCCAGTGACCCTAGCTTCGGGTCAAGCAATCTGCCCAATGGGTCAGTAGCAAGGCGGCCACCACTATCTACGTCAATGTTGACGTAGATGCAGAGCGGCATCGCTTGACAACTGTGTCGGCGCCGACGCAGTTCTCGAGCGACGAAAGAGTTATCGATGTATATGCAGAGAGGCGAAAGGGTCGCTCGGCAACTGCGTCGGTGTTGACGTGAATGCAAAGCGACCCTCATCTCTCGTCGTTGCcttcctcatccacaatagccatCCGTGGCCCCTAATGGCATTATCGTCGTCGTTGGCCACTACCGActagaacattaaaattatccTTTTGCCCTTTGTTTTCGTGTTCTTGTTGGTAAAACCGATGACGTTAAGATAAATGGATAtatatgtttcactttcgtaactatagggatacaaatgtaactttttaaagtgtaggGATCATAATGCTAAAGGTAACTAACCAAGGGGACAATATGTAACTAGCCTTGTATGCACATATGCTTGACTTAGATCTTCTAAAACTTCAACTGCAATTAGTTTACATATATAGAAAAAGATCTCTGACTTACAATGGAAAATTAGTGTTGCCAGCTTCATGAGTATCTCCCGTGACATTCTCATGTCTTGTTTTATAGAATTTTGTTgtgtttatttatttactttttgtTGTATGGTTATGTTACTACTGTTATAAAAATTAGACTGAAACTGATCAGCACTGATAAGGAAGAACTGGAAGATCGAGCATACATTCTGTACAAAATTATTGCAGACTTTTAAAGTGCCTCCCATGtgaatcatatgtataaatattaaCATTTTTTTAATTGTGAGGTTTCCTCGAGTTGATTGATCTTACATTGTGCTGTGTGTAAATTCTTGCATGCAAACGTATGATTACTCTCGGGTCTGTTAAGGGTTATGTTTACAGTTTTTGGATTGAAGATCTGCACAACTAGTTTATCCTACTCTGACAACAAAACAAGAAAAGATGCTTGAAGCCATATGAACTTAAGCACATGTTCGATTCTCCTTATTTTTTGATCTTTTCACTTCTCGTAGGAATCCTGGCTTTTGTCTTTCATATGAGTGCCACATGTGGTTATGTTCTTTGAGTTATtgcttatttttttctcttttaattaaAATGTGATTTCCCATCTTTGACATCCCACATTTATGTACTTTTCACACACTCAATTTGTTGACTTTGAACATGTTTAGAAGCTAATAGTAAAATACGATCTACTTAACTAGCCATTTAATTTCTTTTTGGGCATAGGATTTCATGGATTAACTTGAGCTATATGCTGCCTTGTTTAGCAGCCTATTTTATTAAACTTGAAACTTATGTTATTATAGATTAACTATTACTGGGCTTTTCTTGTTAATGATTCCAATAATGATAAATAAATAGTCCAATCATCTTATGTTTTTAGGATCGTGATTAAGTAATAACTATTGTGGACTTTAAATAGGCGCATTCCTTTCTACTCACTCAATTCTGCAATTCCACAGAATGGGAAATGCAACTAACTAGCAAGGTATTTATTCCTACTATTAACCAAGTTTCTCTCAATGCAAGTCTATTTGTGATCAAGTGTGTGCCTCAACTTTCAATTGATTGAACTAAAATGAAAGTAAGTTCATTTAcacctttggaagagtaaagtccTCAAAAACAACATGTGTGATTGGAAGGATAAAATCAAGATCCTTAGACTTCAGCTGGAGTCTACTTCATTAAGATATGTGTTGTTGGTTTTCACAAAGCATTTACACAGAGAACTCTATAAAACTGAGTATATATGTTTACATTAACAACTTGTGTGATACAATTGCAGAGATTTTTCACTCTGAAAACCGTAGAAGTTTTGGTTCCTACTTATACTAGTGATATTTGATTAATATACCGATAACGATGAAATCTCCATACCAACACTACCTACCTGAGGAAAATGAATTGAATAATGTGTAATATAACGGTAATTGTTCCCTTATAGTGGCCATGCACAAAATTTGGAGGGTTATAACAATGCCTTATAACCTGTTGCTGTATGTTGTAGTGACCATCCTATCTGGGTTATAGCAGTTAGTTAATGATTTTTATCACTGATAAATAAAGACTCTGAATTTTATGGTTAGAAATGTGTGTTGATTCAATAGCTCTTATTTTCTATTGCTCTACTAATCATTCAATGGACAGTGACTATTTTCTGAGAGGACTGGTGACTCTTGGTTGTCATTCTCCTGCATTATAATCCAATATAATGGCCTACTATAACggtgaatattaaaaataaaaaatcatggaaGTTGTGGGGGAAGTGTTGAGAACAGCCTACTACAACCATTATGAGAAGTAATGGTCTTGATGGGTTAATTGTTACACCCACAATGACAGAACTTTAGAATCTCGACAGTATGTAACTCCTGCCCCTCAAACTTGATCCTAAGTAATGAATTTCCTGGTGTATGAAAATTGGTATATTCTTTTCAGAGGATAGATGTTACTGAAAAGTACTGAGTTATTTATTAGTCCGGTCATCTGAAATTTAGAGCCTAAGAAGACATAAAGAAGAGACCATACCTCATGTTACCTGGTTATTCAACTGCATTACATGTCCTGGACTCATGATCATATAATCAATACCTTGAAGGTTCAACAGGAGGCCACATGTAAATGATTGTGCTCGAAGAGGACTGTGCAAGTTGTTGATGGATGTCATTTTGCATATTTGTAGACTGGTGCAAGTTCCAGTTGATCTTCATACTTAGAACTTTCTTATGCCTCTGTTCAGACTATCTTGTTTGGTTAACTTGCACTGTGCTATTATTTGTTATAGATTGCATTCTTAGATTGTGCTACAGGCATGAAAACAGATCCAAATGGTCCTCTAATTTTGGTTCTTGACATAAAATGATTTGTTTGCTCAATTTCTTGGATTCAGACAAATTATAcagagaaatccacatggttctgTTATAGCTTTGTTGGAAATAATTCCTTGTCAACCCGTCAGAACTCGTTGCTTCATTCTTTCTACCCATATTTTCACCGAATCTCACAAAGATTTGTAGGGCAAGGAAGAAAGGATACTGAAGATAAATTGTCACTCTTTCTCAGGTAATTTCTAAAGGATTCACGTATCAGCTTATGCTTCTCTGTTCCCCACAGATTTTATGGGCAATTCAACATTTTTTTCACATTGATTGATAAATTACTGTCAGTTTGTTCTGAAGCAAacttgaaattataacttgaatttcGTTGCTAACACTTTAGCATACTGCTCAGTGGTTGCTTTGAAGATATAGctgctattgtgtttttttttttcactttagcTATTTGTAAACGTTGGAAATCTGACagctcttttatttttatatgctcTAGATCATTAAAGACTGTAACAAATGGAAACATTAAGGAGATGCATAAATTGTATGTATTACTAACAAGTTGAATTTTCTTTGCCCAACAGTGAAATTACTGTTGGAGACTGGTTCAGGGTATAGGAGTCAATAATCACTATGAAACATGTTTAGTAGTTCCATCTTGTTAGGGTGTAGGCTTAGATTTCGTTGAAGGTTGAATACCTCATTATCCAAGCATCTTTAGTTAGATACATGCATAAAGGTAAGTCACCATTTAAAGCATTGCACTTGTGCCTTCTGCTTGCCAATGTACTATTGAGTGTTCATCCAGGTTTTGGGGTAGAATTGACCATAGAGATTGATGATTGTTGTGGATTGGTGATTCTGGAACATTAATAATATACAAATCAGTCCATCCTGGGGCTTTTACCCATGGATAGACTAATAATTTCAGATAATTGCATGGTCTTATATGCTATACTCAAAGAAGAGTGCAGTATAATGCAGTTGGAGAGTGGGTAGCTGCTGTAAGTTGGAGGATGTGTGGATTAGAGTTCTTGGAAACATGGGGTTGTTGTCCCCATGATTTCTGACACACTTCACCACTTGTCACTCCCACCTCCATTGCACCCCTTAAAACACTT
The window above is part of the Musa acuminata AAA Group cultivar baxijiao chromosome BXJ2-6, Cavendish_Baxijiao_AAA, whole genome shotgun sequence genome. Proteins encoded here:
- the LOC135614266 gene encoding uncharacterized protein LOC135614266, which produces MDTTLRPFHRRERERGMQTVSGGHVFSVLVTGPTQSPTPNAAQRRSLLRRLARHTAPAPRPAWRAISRAPPVTPSAGAEALLCPCRLCVGKRRLLLLGASTALLPVLPSTSLASGLSSDPAATVERIHPPRPDWYEEIYAQAMEKSMRSYEAEVATYKEKLFPQLTGKVEKVLELGIGTGPNLKYYVGAGDRYVIGVDPNKQMEKYARASAEAAGLQSTNFSFIRGVGEALDVRDNTMDAVIGTLVLCSVSDVAMTLREVKRVLKPGGLYVFIEHVAARDGSLLRFMQGLVDPLQQFVSDGCHLTRETGKQISEAGFSRVSLQAAFLRTVPLFSPHVYGIAYK